A segment of the Vicinamibacteria bacterium genome:
TGTGCTCCAGGAACATCACTGGATCGTCGCACCGGATCGCGGTTCGCAGGAGCCCGTTGGCATCGAGGGCCGTCGACGGCATGACCACCCGGAGACCCGGCAGGTGCGTGAACAGCACTTCGCCCGACTGACTGTGGTAGATCGCTCCTCCCGTCAAGTAGCCACCGATGGGCACGCGCACGACGAGAGGGCAGCTGAACGCGCCATTGGATCGCCACCGCATCGTGGCAACCTCGTTGCGCAATTGCATGAAGGCCGGCCAGATGTAGTCGAGGAACTGGATCTCGACGACGGGTTTGAGGCCGCGCAACGCCGCCCCCACCGCCATGCCCGCGATGCTCGCTTCCGCGAGGGGAGTGTTCCAGACGCGGGCGCCACCGAACTCCCGCTGAAGCCCGAATGTGACCTTGAAAACTCCGCCCTTGCCCTTGACTTTGTCCAGATTCTCTTCACGGCTGACGTCGGCCACGTCCTGGCCGAAGATCATGATTCTCGGGTCGCGCGCCATCTCGTCGCGCAAGCAGGCGTTCAAGAGATCGACCATCGTGCCTTCCTTTCCCGCAAAAACGGGCTCGGTATCAAAGGCAGACGACGTGGGGTCGACGGACGAGCTATAGATGTGACGACTCCAACTCTGCTTCTCGGGGCGCTGCATCGAAAGCGCTTGATCGGCGGCCTCGACGACCTCTCCATGAACGCTGCGCTCCAGGGCTTCCAGGTCGGGCTCGGCCATGAGACCTTCCTCGAGCAGGAACGTGCGCATCCGAAGAATCGGATCGAGCTTCGCCTCTTCCGCCCGTTCTTCCTCGGTCTTGTAGAGACGCTCGTCGTCGGAAAGCGAATGAGAATATGGGCGTATCACGTGTGCGTGGGCCAGTGCCGGCCCTTGTCCCGATCTCACGTAAGCGATGGCATCCGTCAACCGTTTGTAGCTCTCGATGAAATCGCAGCCGTCGAACTCCGTGACGAAGAGAGACGGGTAGTTGCGCACCAGCCGAGAAATGCTTCCCCCGGCGGTCTGTCGCTCGATGGGAACCGAGATGGCATACCGGTTATCCTCGATGAGATAGAGAACCGGCGATTTGTGAAGGCAGGCGTTGTTCAAAGATTCCCAGAACTCGCCTTCGCTGGTCGAACCGTCGCCTCCCGAGACGAAGACGATCTCCTCCTTTGCAAATGTGTCCGTCAAGGAATCAATTGGGCTCCGGTTCAAATGCTGTCCCGCGATAGCTGCGCCCACGGCGGGCAAGAACTGGGTTCCTACGCAGCTCGACTGGCTGACGATGTTGAGTTTCTTGTGGCCCCAGTGCGAAGGCATCTGGCGGCTGCCCGACGCCGGATCCGCAGCGGCGCCCACGCTCGCCATGAGCTGCTCGAACGCCGTGGTGCCCGTCGCAAGAACGAGGGCCCGGTCGCGGTAATAAGGGAAGTACCAATCCTCGCCGGGTCTCAGAAGCTTGGCCGCGGCGACGAGCACGGCTTCGTGTCCGACGCCATTGATCTGGAAGAAGACCTTGTTCTGACGTTTCAGCTGAATTTCACGGTCGTCGACCTTTCGCGACAGCAGCATGAGACGATAGGCCTCGACCAAATCGTCCCGGGCGAGTCCGTGGAAACGCTCCGCCGTCTCCGCGTCGGGTCGAATCGCAGGCTCTACGGGTGAGTTCGGCCCGCCGTCCATTCACACCTCCAATCGCGAACAGCTACGTCTCCCTTTTGT
Coding sequences within it:
- a CDS encoding thiamine pyrophosphate-dependent enzyme — encoded protein: MDGGPNSPVEPAIRPDAETAERFHGLARDDLVEAYRLMLLSRKVDDREIQLKRQNKVFFQINGVGHEAVLVAAAKLLRPGEDWYFPYYRDRALVLATGTTAFEQLMASVGAAADPASGSRQMPSHWGHKKLNIVSQSSCVGTQFLPAVGAAIAGQHLNRSPIDSLTDTFAKEEIVFVSGGDGSTSEGEFWESLNNACLHKSPVLYLIEDNRYAISVPIERQTAGGSISRLVRNYPSLFVTEFDGCDFIESYKRLTDAIAYVRSGQGPALAHAHVIRPYSHSLSDDERLYKTEEERAEEAKLDPILRMRTFLLEEGLMAEPDLEALERSVHGEVVEAADQALSMQRPEKQSWSRHIYSSSVDPTSSAFDTEPVFAGKEGTMVDLLNACLRDEMARDPRIMIFGQDVADVSREENLDKVKGKGGVFKVTFGLQREFGGARVWNTPLAEASIAGMAVGAALRGLKPVVEIQFLDYIWPAFMQLRNEVATMRWRSNGAFSCPLVVRVPIGGYLTGGAIYHSQSGEVLFTHLPGLRVVMPSTALDANGLLRTAIRCDDPVMFLEHKHLYRQTYNKSPYPGPDFMIPFGKARTVGSGTDLTIITYGALVNRSVRAAQKAEQQDGISVEILDLRSLSPYDWEAISAAVQKTNRVLVAYEDTRSFGYGAEIASRISEELFDFLDAPVRRIGARDSWVAYNPILENAILPQTDDIYAAITELAGY